A genomic stretch from Lepisosteus oculatus isolate fLepOcu1 chromosome 7, fLepOcu1.hap2, whole genome shotgun sequence includes:
- the LOC102693823 gene encoding hyaluronidase-5-like: MVFINNETQRVPFFNQLMNEANKNQEVGKKLGFVTLSTLPLCFLVTIVHIPPTAGPLFNGYPFVAVWNAPINICENNQVTLDFAPFAAVTTPQKIKDQELTLFYSDRLGLYPNVNETTKQEFYGGIPQKGDSAAHLKKAKNDIAYYIPSTASPGLAVIDWEAWRPLWDRNWNSKAIYRTLSIIYTKQLNDSLSPQQTIAEAKEQFQTAARNYMADTLALGLKDRPQELWGYYLFPNCYNYEYKDVSKPYTGKCSPQVQSQNDQLIWLWEKSTALYPSVYLSTLLKESYKAALFVRNCVQEAMRVAALPKHSFTAPVYVYNRPVFVDSNKQFLNENDLINTIGESAAVGASGVILWGASADYDDKASCEALSRYLPSTLNPYIVNVTAAAKLCSDMLCQGNGRCVRKNYDSNDYLHLNPANFKIQRGSNGKYFAVGMTSSADLTIFMNKFTCRCYAGKSCKANLPASFPQTPTVINI, translated from the exons ATGGTGTTCataaacaatgaaacacaaagaGTGCCTTTCTTCAATCAGTTAATGAATGAAGCCAATAAAAATCAGGAagttgggaagaaactg GGTTTTGTGACACTTTCAACATTGCCTTTATGTTTTCTAGTtacaattgtt CATATACCACCTACAGCTGGCCCATTGTTTAACGGCTATCCATTTGTGGCTGTGTGGAATGCCCCAataaatatatgtgaaaataaccaGGTTACTCTAGATTTCGCACCGTTTGCAGCTGTGACTACACCCCAAAAGATAAAAGACCAGGAACTAACCCTCTTTTATAGTGACAGATTAGGGCTATATCCAAATGTCAATGAAACAACAAAGCAAGAATTCTACGGTGGCATTCCACAAAAAGGTGATTCAGCTGCCCActtaaaaaaagccaaaaaTGACATAGCATATTATATTCCATCCACAGCTTCCCCAGGATTAGCTGTCATTGACTGGGAAGCATGGAGACCACTATGGGATAGGAACTGGAACTCAAAAGCTATATACAGGACCCTGTCTATCATTTACACGAAACAGCTGAATGACTCTTTGTCACCCCAACAGACTATAGCTGAAGCAAAAGAACAGTTTCAGACTGCTGCCAGAAACTACATGGCAGACACATTAGCACTTGGACTAAAGGACCGACCACAAGAACTGTGGGGTTACTATCTGTTCCCAAACTGTTATAATTATGAGTACAAAGATGTGAGCAAACCCTATACAGGCAAATGTTCCCCTCAAGTGCAAAGTCAAAATGATCAACTCATATGGTTGTGGGAAAAAAGCACCGCACTCTATCCCTCAGTCTACTTGTCTACACTGCTGAAAGAGTCTTACAAGGCAGCACTGTTCGTGCGCAATTGTGTCCAAGAAGCAATGCGAGTAGCAGCTCTTCCCAAACACTCTTTCACTGCTCCTGTATATGTGTACAACCGTCCAGTTTTTGTTGACAGCAACAAACAATTTTTGAATGAG aatgatCTGATCAACACCATTGGTGAATCTGCTGCAGTTGGAGCCTCGGGTGTAATCTTATGGGGAGCTAGTGCAGACTATGATGACAAG GCATCATGTGAAGCATTGTCTCGCTACCTGCCTTCAACTCTGAACCCCTACATTGTAAACGTGACTGCAGCTGCCAAGCTTTGCAGTGACATGCTTTGTCAGGGCAATGGGAGATGTGTCAGGAAGAATTATGATTCCAATGATTACCTCCATCTCAATCCCGCTAACTTCAAGATACAAAGAGGCTCAAATGGAAAATACTTTGCTGTTGGCATGACAAGCTCTGCTGACCTGACCATTTTTATGAACAAATTTACTTGCCGGTGTTATGCAGGAAAGAGCTGCAAAGCTAATTTACCAGCCAGTTTTCCACAAACTCCGACTGTCATAAACATTTAG